One window from the genome of Candidatus Rickettsiella isopodorum encodes:
- a CDS encoding SixA phosphatase family protein, whose translation MKNLILIRHAATHPQHVFKSDKDRLLTQIGFHQVESIVKQLKEKKSLQDYLYSPQLDFSQGGTKTKQPECINLHEDCELSSNTDKNLRTKRILCSPAKRAVQTAQLLCKKLEINPKLINLSPILYSGDTEAILKSISSQNLSNHVFIIGHNPTLSCLAHKLCPSTHSIILPTAGVISLSFDIINWDDLLTQQGKLLFFIEPKHE comes from the coding sequence ATGAAAAACTTAATACTCATTCGACATGCCGCAACCCATCCACAACACGTTTTTAAAAGTGATAAAGATCGTTTGCTTACTCAAATAGGTTTTCATCAAGTTGAAAGTATCGTAAAACAATTAAAAGAAAAAAAAAGTTTGCAAGATTATTTATACTCACCGCAATTGGATTTTTCGCAAGGCGGCACAAAAACGAAGCAACCAGAGTGTATTAACCTACATGAAGATTGCGAGTTGAGCAGCAACACAGACAAAAACTTACGTACGAAGCGTATACTGTGTAGTCCAGCTAAACGTGCGGTACAAACAGCTCAGCTTCTTTGCAAAAAGCTAGAAATAAATCCAAAACTCATTAATCTTAGTCCCATACTTTACTCTGGCGATACGGAAGCTATTTTAAAATCAATTTCATCACAGAATTTATCTAACCACGTTTTCATAATAGGCCATAATCCTACATTGAGTTGCTTAGCCCATAAGCTATGTCCGAGTACACACTCTATTATTCTACCTACCGCAGGTGTCATTTCATTAAGTTTTGATATCATCAATTGGGATGATTTATTAACTCAACAAGGAAAGCTACTCTTTTTTATTGAGCCCAAACATGAATGA
- a CDS encoding c-type cytochrome, producing MLDYKNFIFIFFFLLGVSPSSAKIVEKPFNDIIAGCELCHGIQGNSTVNENWPKLAGQNVNYLMKQMRDFQPNVKLGRDNPIMNSLIVALSEKEKIKIANYYARLLGTIDTAQVHLLSLGQRIYRGGDSNKEIPACLACHGPAGLGNPPAGFPRLSGQHARYIVTQLKAFRDGKRNNDKHQMMSIITKKMNDTEIIAVSNYISGLYS from the coding sequence ATGCTTGATTACAAAAATTTTATCTTTATATTCTTTTTTTTATTAGGGGTTTCGCCGAGTAGTGCCAAAATCGTTGAAAAACCGTTTAATGACATTATTGCTGGATGTGAGCTATGTCACGGTATCCAAGGAAATTCCACGGTCAATGAAAATTGGCCAAAATTGGCGGGTCAGAATGTTAATTATTTAATGAAGCAAATGCGAGATTTTCAACCCAATGTGAAACTTGGGCGTGATAATCCAATAATGAATTCATTAATTGTTGCATTGTCGGAAAAAGAAAAAATCAAAATAGCGAACTATTATGCACGTTTGTTAGGAACTATTGATACTGCACAGGTCCATTTACTTTCTTTAGGGCAGAGAATTTATCGTGGCGGAGATTCAAATAAAGAAATACCTGCTTGCTTAGCTTGTCATGGACCTGCGGGCTTAGGAAATCCTCCGGCCGGATTTCCTCGTTTAAGTGGACAACATGCTCGATATATTGTTACGCAATTAAAAGCATTTCGTGACGGTAAGCGCAATAATGATAAGCATCAGATGATGTCAATAATTACCAAAAAAATGAATGACACAGAAATTATCGCCGTATCAAATTATATTTCAGGTTTATATTCTTAA
- the xth gene encoding exodeoxyribonuclease III: MNKLFKIATWNVNSLRVRLEHVLTWLNSHQPHLLAVQETKVENHHFPEEPFKKAGYHVLYNGQKTYNGVAFISRIPMQNEVTFLPDFDDTQRRILVVNIGALRIVNIYVPNGSNLDSEKFIYKLQWLKQLKIYLQQELIHHPYLIVLGDFNIAPEDKDIHDPQMWQGNVLVSPEERQALKAILALGFKDSFRLFNNEPGHYTWWDYRAGAFRRNHGLRIDHILSSNALTSQCIACEIDKEIRRWEKPSDHVPVIATYQNIS, translated from the coding sequence ATGAACAAATTATTTAAAATTGCAACTTGGAATGTTAATTCATTACGCGTACGCTTAGAGCATGTTTTAACTTGGCTGAACTCACATCAACCTCACTTACTTGCCGTACAAGAAACAAAAGTTGAAAACCACCATTTCCCTGAAGAACCATTCAAAAAAGCAGGTTACCATGTCTTATATAATGGTCAAAAAACTTATAATGGTGTTGCTTTCATTAGTCGTATTCCCATGCAAAATGAAGTCACTTTCTTACCGGATTTTGATGACACTCAACGACGTATATTAGTAGTCAACATAGGAGCTTTGCGTATTGTCAATATTTATGTGCCTAATGGTTCAAATTTAGATTCTGAAAAATTTATTTATAAATTACAATGGCTAAAACAATTAAAAATCTACTTACAACAAGAATTAATCCACCATCCCTATTTAATCGTACTAGGTGATTTTAATATCGCCCCGGAAGATAAAGATATCCATGACCCACAAATGTGGCAAGGTAACGTATTAGTTAGCCCCGAGGAACGTCAAGCTTTAAAAGCAATATTGGCTTTAGGATTTAAAGACAGTTTTCGATTATTTAATAATGAGCCAGGTCATTACACATGGTGGGATTACCGAGCCGGAGCTTTTCGGCGAAATCATGGTTTACGTATTGATCACATATTAAGTAGCAATGCCTTAACTTCCCAATGTATTGCTTGTGAAATTGATAAAGAAATAAGACGGTGGGAAAAACCGTCGGATCATGTCCCTGTCATAGCAACTTATCAAAATATCAGCTAG
- the yihA gene encoding ribosome biogenesis GTP-binding protein YihA/YsxC: protein MRSHVFPLTVFLKSVAQLDQLPTDQGVEVAFIGRSNSGKSTAINSITGKKGLAKTSKIPGRTQLLNFFQINEQLRLVDLPGYGFANVPNDKKTDWEKTIATYLKTRKSLKGLVITMDIRHPLKDRDQAMLTWASHYQIPVYILLTKADKLTRNQAENVLKLTTQQLATLNQPYEIQIFSATKSIGLTSVRHRILNWLHS, encoded by the coding sequence TTGAGATCCCATGTCTTTCCACTTACTGTCTTTTTAAAAAGCGTAGCCCAATTAGACCAACTACCTACAGACCAAGGCGTAGAAGTTGCATTTATTGGCCGTTCCAATTCTGGAAAATCTACAGCAATTAACTCAATTACTGGGAAAAAAGGCTTAGCCAAAACCAGCAAAATCCCAGGACGCACTCAATTATTAAATTTTTTTCAAATCAATGAACAACTACGTTTAGTCGATCTTCCTGGCTATGGATTTGCCAACGTCCCTAATGATAAAAAAACAGATTGGGAGAAAACTATTGCCACCTATCTAAAAACCAGAAAATCTTTAAAAGGACTTGTTATCACTATGGATATCCGTCACCCACTCAAGGACCGGGATCAAGCCATGCTAACCTGGGCCTCTCATTATCAAATACCGGTATATATCCTTTTGACTAAAGCAGATAAACTGACACGGAATCAAGCGGAAAATGTCTTGAAGTTAACAACCCAGCAACTAGCTACTCTTAATCAGCCGTATGAAATACAAATCTTTTCAGCTACTAAATCGATAGGTTTAACAAGCGTCCGCCATAGGATATTAAATTGGTTACATTCCTAA
- a CDS encoding OPT family oligopeptide transporter, with protein MSSQPSEISFRAILLAILLAVILAAANAYLGLKVGLTISASIPAAILSMGILRFFKNSSILESNIVQTGASAGEALVAGTAFILPALIILHYWQHFDYWQTVIISLTGGILGVLFSIPLRRVLLADPTLRFPEGTAIGQVLKVSQKGKGNLKELIQGGFLGAFVALFQSGFQIIASNFPLWFKADNKFIYGFSFGFEPALLAAGYIVGIGVGLSTLLGVTIGWVIGIPIFSYLHPLAIATSQSAGSLATSIWQSSIRPIGVGTMLVGGLWTMVLLIKPIIKGVHSSFVSLRTIKESGYTSLPKHERDIPIHYTLTLLGILILPLGYILFGFINHPALGLTSTIQIITLIIGVVFILITGFFFSSLCGYFAGLIGSSQSPISGVSLSVLLFASLTLLAIFRWAPGFTHDSKHFLEGEGLAIIIGTLVSSSCAITNDTIQDLKAGQIVGATPWKQQVILILGVVVSALILAPTLELLFNAYGIGGISPPGRHMDPSQMLSAPQATLMASLVSGAFKHNLPWNLISIGFVVAIFCIIIDHILQRRGMRLPVLAVGIGIYLPLSTSSGLILGGLASYFVERTLIKHHPIQTEKSADNVARQRGLTLACGLVAGACLMGVILAIPFTLAKSTDILRLMPEHLTLLASLFGVLSTLGILGWIYRSVCKN; from the coding sequence ATGTCGTCACAACCCTCTGAAATAAGCTTTCGTGCCATCCTATTGGCCATTCTACTTGCTGTCATTTTAGCTGCAGCAAACGCTTATTTAGGCCTAAAGGTCGGCTTAACTATTTCCGCATCTATACCCGCCGCTATCCTTTCTATGGGTATCCTACGTTTTTTTAAAAACTCTTCGATACTTGAAAGTAATATTGTTCAAACTGGTGCATCTGCGGGTGAAGCACTGGTCGCAGGAACCGCATTTATTCTCCCTGCCTTAATAATTCTTCACTATTGGCAACATTTCGATTATTGGCAAACCGTAATAATTTCCCTAACTGGTGGAATTTTAGGAGTCTTATTTTCTATCCCTTTACGGAGGGTTTTATTAGCGGATCCTACTTTGCGCTTTCCAGAAGGTACCGCCATAGGCCAAGTTTTGAAAGTCAGTCAAAAAGGTAAAGGAAATCTTAAAGAGCTCATCCAAGGCGGATTTTTAGGTGCTTTTGTGGCACTCTTTCAATCAGGTTTTCAAATTATAGCAAGTAATTTTCCATTATGGTTTAAGGCAGATAATAAATTTATTTATGGATTTTCTTTTGGTTTTGAACCTGCATTACTAGCGGCAGGTTATATTGTTGGCATTGGCGTTGGGCTGAGCACATTACTCGGAGTCACCATCGGATGGGTCATTGGAATTCCTATTTTTAGCTATTTACATCCTCTCGCAATAGCTACTAGTCAATCTGCAGGCAGCTTAGCCACTAGCATTTGGCAATCCAGTATACGTCCAATTGGTGTAGGTACTATGTTAGTAGGTGGTTTATGGACGATGGTTCTGCTCATTAAACCTATTATTAAGGGAGTACATTCCTCTTTTGTCTCATTAAGAACCATTAAAGAAAGTGGTTATACCTCCTTACCTAAACACGAACGTGATATACCCATACACTATACTTTAACTTTATTAGGTATTTTAATATTACCATTAGGGTATATTTTATTTGGCTTTATAAATCATCCTGCTCTTGGATTAACTAGCACTATACAAATAATAACCTTAATTATCGGCGTTGTTTTTATCTTAATCACTGGCTTCTTTTTTTCCTCGCTGTGTGGTTACTTTGCAGGGCTTATCGGAAGTAGTCAAAGTCCCATTTCCGGTGTTTCTCTTTCGGTACTATTGTTCGCTTCCCTTACGTTACTGGCTATTTTTAGATGGGCTCCTGGCTTCACTCACGACAGTAAGCATTTTCTTGAAGGGGAAGGCTTGGCAATCATCATAGGAACACTGGTCAGTAGTAGCTGTGCTATTACCAATGACACGATTCAAGACCTAAAAGCCGGTCAAATTGTTGGTGCAACTCCATGGAAGCAACAAGTGATATTAATTTTAGGTGTCGTCGTTTCCGCTTTAATTTTAGCACCCACATTAGAACTATTATTTAATGCTTACGGAATTGGTGGTATTTCTCCTCCTGGACGACATATGGATCCCTCTCAAATGTTATCTGCGCCCCAAGCTACACTGATGGCAAGTTTAGTTTCCGGCGCATTTAAGCATAACTTACCCTGGAACTTAATAAGCATTGGTTTTGTTGTAGCTATTTTTTGCATCATCATTGACCACATACTACAAAGACGCGGTATGCGCTTGCCTGTATTAGCCGTTGGTATCGGTATCTATCTTCCCTTAAGCACCTCATCTGGATTAATTTTGGGTGGGCTCGCTTCCTATTTCGTAGAAAGGACATTAATTAAACATCACCCTATTCAAACAGAAAAATCGGCCGACAATGTTGCGAGGCAACGAGGGCTTACTTTGGCTTGTGGGTTAGTCGCTGGAGCTTGTTTAATGGGTGTGATATTAGCGATTCCTTTTACTTTAGCAAAATCTACCGATATATTGCGTCTTATGCCTGAGCATCTTACCTTACTCGCTAGTCTATTTGGCGTGCTATCAACACTGGGTATTTTGGGATGGATCTATCGTTCAGTCTGCAAAAATTAA
- a CDS encoding tetratricopeptide repeat protein yields MNENNARGDQNSLLNSNQILISGNEMKQPPQPEEELSAEVLFQQALEAHALGDIKYAKDSYEYILSKQPDHVETIHALGLLASELQQWEVAIAWIQKALSLQPNSARFHLHLANAFKKTNQFEFALTHYQAALHLNPEYAEAHNNLAGLFYKQNQLNTACQHYKQAVVLKPDYLEAHFNLGLVFLAQQEKKTALTQFKNVLSLHPNSIPAHWQLANIYWQDQDLEKVHYHYEKILVLDPNSVDLLNNFAALMLKKERPDVAIDYFKRALVIDPKHKTARNNLAATLLQANQFKEAIWHYSLYLNLEPLDVEALFNRAHSLMLTGHLNEAIIDLKKILTIDDQQIDAYCNLAAIYLKLNDRIAALTHYQTILNLTHKHAIANYMVSALTQQSIPDSAPLEYIKNLFDNYAFQFDAHLQNILLYKTPKLLREQLNPFLKNKQYNLLDLGCGTGLSGQSFIDIAKKITGIDISRNMLNKAKEKACYDILIENDILNGVAELKDYFDLILCIDTLVYFGNLNEFFAKIMPRLATNGLFAFSIELADGIISSYTLQTNGRYQHAEIYVRELAKKNELTLLKYTNVVGRQQDNQAINTGLFIFHKK; encoded by the coding sequence ATGAATGAAAACAACGCGCGCGGCGATCAAAATTCTCTATTAAACTCAAACCAGATCTTGATATCTGGCAATGAAATGAAACAACCCCCTCAGCCTGAAGAAGAACTCTCCGCTGAGGTATTGTTTCAACAAGCTTTAGAGGCTCATGCATTGGGCGATATAAAATATGCTAAAGATAGCTATGAATATATATTAAGTAAACAACCCGACCATGTAGAAACTATTCATGCTTTAGGGTTGCTTGCTAGTGAGCTCCAACAATGGGAGGTCGCGATCGCTTGGATACAAAAAGCTTTATCTCTCCAACCTAATTCTGCACGTTTTCATCTTCATCTAGCAAATGCTTTTAAAAAAACTAATCAATTTGAATTTGCTTTAACACATTATCAAGCTGCTTTGCATTTAAACCCAGAATATGCTGAAGCTCATAATAATTTAGCTGGCTTATTTTATAAACAAAATCAATTAAATACCGCATGTCAACATTATAAACAAGCTGTTGTTCTAAAACCGGATTACCTGGAAGCACATTTTAATCTAGGCTTAGTATTTTTAGCTCAACAAGAAAAAAAGACGGCATTAACACAATTCAAAAATGTATTGAGCTTACATCCAAATTCTATTCCGGCACATTGGCAACTCGCGAATATTTACTGGCAGGATCAAGATTTAGAAAAGGTCCACTATCATTATGAAAAAATCCTCGTTCTGGATCCAAACTCAGTAGACCTATTAAATAATTTTGCTGCCTTAATGTTAAAAAAAGAGCGGCCAGACGTAGCGATTGATTATTTCAAACGTGCATTGGTTATCGATCCTAAACACAAAACAGCCAGAAATAATCTTGCAGCCACTTTACTCCAAGCTAATCAATTCAAAGAAGCTATATGGCATTATTCTTTATATCTAAATTTAGAGCCATTAGATGTTGAAGCACTTTTTAACCGCGCCCATAGCTTAATGTTAACTGGTCATTTAAATGAAGCCATAATCGATTTAAAAAAAATTTTGACTATAGATGATCAACAAATAGATGCCTATTGTAATCTTGCGGCCATTTATCTAAAGCTAAATGATCGTATTGCTGCTTTAACTCATTATCAAACTATTTTAAATTTGACCCATAAACACGCCATTGCCAATTATATGGTCAGTGCCCTCACCCAACAATCTATACCGGACAGTGCCCCCTTAGAATATATTAAAAATTTATTTGATAACTATGCCTTTCAATTTGATGCACATTTACAAAATATTTTACTCTATAAAACACCTAAATTATTGCGAGAGCAGTTAAATCCTTTCTTGAAGAATAAACAATATAACTTACTCGATCTAGGTTGTGGCACGGGCCTTAGTGGACAGTCCTTTATTGATATTGCAAAAAAAATAACCGGTATAGATATTTCACGTAATATGCTCAATAAAGCTAAAGAAAAAGCCTGTTATGATATTTTGATAGAAAACGATATCTTAAATGGCGTAGCTGAATTAAAAGACTATTTTGATCTTATCTTGTGTATAGATACCTTAGTATATTTTGGCAATCTTAATGAGTTTTTCGCTAAAATAATGCCTCGTTTAGCGACTAATGGCCTCTTCGCCTTTTCTATTGAGCTTGCCGATGGAATTATTTCTTCATACACTTTGCAAACAAACGGCCGTTATCAACACGCTGAAATTTATGTCAGAGAATTAGCTAAAAAAAATGAGTTAACACTATTAAAATATACTAATGTAGTAGGGCGCCAACAAGACAACCAAGCAATTAACACAGGCTTATTCATTTTTCATAAAAAATAA
- the hspQ gene encoding heat shock protein HspQ, translated as MMEPIKARFGIGEIVQHSLFGYRGVIVDADAGFQGDDAWYSKNAPGNPPKNQPWYHILVHGSVHHAYAAEMNLTKDDTLDPVEHPELDYFFDNFKDGVYHRRRYSN; from the coding sequence ATGATGGAGCCTATAAAAGCACGTTTCGGAATCGGAGAAATTGTCCAGCATAGTTTATTTGGCTATCGTGGTGTCATTGTTGACGCTGATGCTGGCTTTCAAGGAGATGACGCTTGGTATAGCAAAAATGCTCCTGGAAATCCTCCTAAAAACCAACCTTGGTACCACATTTTAGTTCATGGTTCTGTTCACCATGCTTATGCAGCCGAAATGAATCTAACTAAGGATGATACACTGGATCCCGTTGAGCATCCTGAATTAGATTATTTTTTTGATAACTTTAAAGATGGTGTCTACCATCGCCGTCGTTATAGCAATTGA
- a CDS encoding ABC transporter permease, which translates to MSTFYNRFSFRNSFKILPNGWDLVAFIIVLGMLAAFVWAGKQMTAPYQIGQPLALSLDPHQLPKYALFTVLRLFTAMAFSLLFTFTVGTLAAKNKRAASIIIPCIDILQSVPVIGLLSITIVGFIALFHGSRLGPEVAAIFAVFTAQVWNITLSFYQSLRSVPTELKEAADMFHLSSWQRFWRIDVPFSMPGLLWNMMISMSGSWIFLIASESISVNNQTIVLPGVGSYLGLAISQASISGVIYTILTMFIVILLYDQLLFRPLLNWSKKFTFEQVSPEYISRSWITVLLQQTTILKYLGRFFVKLGDAFVNISFSKDIKKEVINKKSNPNTLIEIIWYSSITLMVATSLWLLLHFILKHISSHELIHVLFLGFVTALRIITIILIASIIWIPIGVFIGLNRRIAEWVQPIAQFLAAFPANVLFPVAVILILRYHLNIDIWSTPLLLLGTQWYILFNVIAGTAALPEDLKEATSNFGVKGWQWWRRLILPGIFPHWITGTITAIGGGWNMTILTEVISWGSTTLTATGLGAYIAKSTDAGDFPRVALGMAMMSVFVLVMNHLVWRPLYNLAQSRYRLD; encoded by the coding sequence ATGTCAACATTCTACAATCGATTTTCCTTTAGAAATTCCTTTAAGATCCTTCCGAATGGCTGGGATTTGGTTGCCTTTATTATTGTGCTAGGGATGCTTGCTGCCTTTGTTTGGGCAGGCAAACAAATGACTGCTCCCTATCAAATCGGGCAACCCTTAGCTTTATCTTTAGATCCTCATCAGTTACCTAAATATGCTTTGTTTACCGTATTACGCCTATTTACAGCCATGGCGTTTTCCTTATTATTTACGTTTACTGTAGGAACTTTAGCCGCTAAAAATAAACGTGCCGCTAGTATTATTATCCCTTGTATTGATATCCTGCAGTCTGTACCAGTTATTGGTCTGTTATCCATTACCATAGTTGGATTTATTGCTTTATTTCATGGCAGTCGACTAGGTCCTGAAGTTGCCGCTATTTTTGCAGTTTTCACTGCTCAAGTATGGAATATCACACTCAGCTTCTATCAAAGTCTACGCTCGGTACCTACTGAATTGAAAGAAGCCGCCGATATGTTCCATTTATCTTCCTGGCAACGTTTTTGGCGCATTGATGTTCCTTTTAGTATGCCTGGCCTTCTATGGAATATGATGATATCTATGTCAGGCAGTTGGATTTTCTTAATTGCATCGGAAAGTATTTCTGTCAATAATCAAACGATAGTATTGCCTGGCGTCGGTTCTTATCTCGGGCTTGCGATTAGTCAAGCTAGTATTTCAGGCGTGATTTACACCATCCTTACTATGTTCATTGTAATTTTACTTTATGATCAACTCCTTTTCAGACCTTTATTAAATTGGTCAAAAAAATTTACCTTTGAACAAGTTAGTCCAGAGTATATTTCTCGTTCCTGGATTACTGTGCTATTACAACAAACCACTATTTTAAAGTATTTAGGCCGTTTTTTTGTAAAATTAGGTGATGCTTTCGTCAACATTTCTTTTTCAAAAGATATAAAAAAGGAAGTTATAAATAAAAAATCTAACCCTAATACACTGATCGAAATTATTTGGTATAGCAGCATTACACTAATGGTGGCTACATCACTTTGGCTACTATTACATTTCATTTTAAAACATATTTCATCACACGAATTAATTCACGTATTATTTTTAGGATTCGTAACCGCATTACGAATCATCACTATTATTCTGATAGCCAGTATCATTTGGATTCCTATTGGAGTTTTTATAGGATTAAATCGTCGTATTGCGGAGTGGGTACAACCCATTGCACAATTTTTAGCAGCATTTCCAGCCAATGTATTATTTCCTGTCGCAGTTATTTTAATTTTAAGATACCACTTAAATATCGACATATGGTCAACGCCATTATTATTACTCGGCACACAATGGTATATTTTATTTAATGTTATTGCAGGTACTGCTGCCTTACCAGAAGATCTTAAAGAAGCAACCAGCAATTTTGGTGTTAAAGGTTGGCAATGGTGGCGTCGTTTAATTTTACCTGGAATTTTTCCGCATTGGATCACAGGTACCATTACTGCAATTGGTGGGGGTTGGAATATGACTATCTTAACGGAAGTAATCAGTTGGGGCTCTACTACACTCACTGCCACTGGACTAGGTGCTTATATTGCAAAATCGACTGATGCCGGAGATTTTCCTCGCGTAGCGCTTGGAATGGCGATGATGAGTGTGTTTGTATTAGTCATGAACCATTTAGTTTGGCGTCCACTATACAATTTAGCTCAATCACGTTACCGATTAGATTAG